Proteins from a genomic interval of Oscillatoria salina IIICB1:
- a CDS encoding AAA family ATPase, with product MLIEFSIGNYRSFKEPVTFSMVAANLVAKEKKLDENNLFAVDKELKLLKSAAIYGANASGKSNLIKALNFMKWLMVNSSKNTQSTEEIETEPFRLSTETETKPSYFELVFIMNGQKYRYGFEATRKRVTSEWLFYVPKSRETMLFERELDTIKTSKKYNADGIQQKTRNNALFLSVSAQFNVELAEQILYWVTDKLNIISGLHDQTYLNYTVRCLLGNKNRNDIIQLIKKLDLGINEIQVEQVDFTSDSLPKEIPDELKKLIVKTEGGRATSIKTIHRKFDEKGNYQSLEEFNLRSNESEGTQKVFALAGPLITALKEGEVLIIDEFDTRLHPLISLAIVELFNSQETNPNNAQLIFVTHDTNLLSNKIFRRDQVWFTEKNRYGATDLYSLAEYKIRNDASFESDYIKGKYGAIPYIGNLNHLIDSHG from the coding sequence ATGCTTATCGAATTTAGTATTGGTAACTACCGATCTTTTAAAGAGCCAGTCACCTTTAGTATGGTGGCAGCTAACCTCGTCGCTAAAGAGAAAAAGCTCGATGAAAATAATCTTTTTGCCGTAGACAAGGAATTAAAATTGCTTAAAAGTGCTGCTATATATGGAGCCAATGCTAGTGGTAAAAGTAATCTAATCAAAGCCTTAAACTTCATGAAATGGTTGATGGTTAATTCATCTAAAAATACTCAAAGTACAGAGGAAATAGAGACAGAACCTTTTCGACTGAGTACCGAGACAGAAACAAAACCATCTTACTTTGAGTTAGTATTTATCATGAATGGGCAAAAATATAGGTATGGATTTGAAGCAACCCGAAAAAGAGTGACATCTGAATGGCTATTTTACGTCCCTAAGAGCAGGGAGACAATGCTATTTGAACGCGAACTTGACACTATTAAAACTTCTAAAAAGTACAATGCCGATGGGATTCAGCAAAAGACTAGAAATAACGCACTTTTTCTCTCTGTTTCGGCTCAATTTAATGTGGAACTAGCAGAGCAAATTTTATATTGGGTTACTGACAAATTGAATATCATTTCTGGTTTACACGACCAAACATACTTAAATTATACAGTTAGGTGTTTACTCGGCAACAAAAATAGAAATGACATTATTCAGTTAATCAAAAAATTGGATTTAGGAATTAATGAAATACAAGTCGAACAGGTAGATTTTACGAGTGATTCTCTACCTAAAGAAATCCCAGATGAACTTAAGAAACTCATTGTTAAAACAGAAGGAGGTAGGGCAACTTCAATAAAAACTATACACCGAAAATTTGATGAGAAGGGAAACTATCAGTCACTCGAAGAGTTTAATTTAAGAAGTAATGAATCTGAAGGAACACAAAAAGTTTTTGCCTTAGCGGGTCCACTGATAACCGCTCTCAAAGAGGGAGAAGTTCTGATTATTGACGAGTTTGATACAAGGCTTCATCCTCTAATTAGTTTGGCAATTGTTGAATTATTTAATTCTCAAGAAACAAATCCAAATAATGCTCAACTAATCTTTGTAACTCATGATACTAATTTGCTCAGTAATAAAATTTTTCGTAGAGATCAGGTTTGGTTCACTGAAAAAAATAGATATGGTGCAACCGATTTATATTCTCTAGCAGAGTACAAAATACGCAATGATGCTTCATTTGAGAGTGATTATATTAAAGGCAAATATGGTGCAATTCCATACATTGGAAACTTGAATCATTTAATTGACTCTCATGGCTAA
- a CDS encoding RloB family protein: protein MAKRKKHSRGYSPRKVNNREVKQRFLIVCEGEKTEPNYFRSFRVPKKVINVKGLGKNPSKLVNRAKELQEQEDYDRVWCVFDRDSWTVEDFNNAIANAKNECIEVAYSNEAFELWYVLHFEFLNTGIPRKDYIKKLNSLLKQTYHKNSETIYDELFDKQAIAIKNATNLLKQYEPPNPSQDNPSTTVHLLVQELNKSI from the coding sequence ATGGCTAAAAGAAAGAAGCATTCTCGTGGATATTCGCCTAGGAAAGTTAATAATCGAGAAGTTAAGCAAAGATTCTTGATTGTTTGTGAAGGAGAGAAAACTGAGCCTAATTATTTTAGGAGTTTTCGAGTTCCTAAAAAAGTTATAAATGTTAAAGGATTGGGAAAAAACCCTAGTAAATTAGTTAATCGTGCGAAAGAATTGCAAGAGCAAGAAGATTACGATCGCGTATGGTGCGTTTTCGATCGAGATTCTTGGACTGTAGAAGATTTTAATAACGCGATCGCAAATGCTAAAAATGAGTGTATTGAAGTAGCTTATTCTAATGAAGCATTTGAATTATGGTACGTTTTGCACTTTGAGTTTCTCAATACTGGTATTCCCAGAAAAGATTATATTAAAAAATTGAATTCTCTCCTTAAACAGACGTATCATAAAAATAGCGAAACAATTTATGATGAGTTATTTGACAAACAAGCTATTGCTATTAAAAATGCTACAAATTTACTTAAACAATACGAGCCTCCCAATCCTTCTCAAGATAATCCGTCTACCACTGTGCATTTGTTAGTGCAAGAACTAAACAAATCTATTTAA